From Jaculus jaculus isolate mJacJac1 chromosome 19, mJacJac1.mat.Y.cur, whole genome shotgun sequence, a single genomic window includes:
- the Znf292 gene encoding zinc finger protein 292 isoform X2, which yields MICNLESEGDEKSALVLCTAFLSRQLQQGEMYCAWELTLFWSKLQQRVEPSVQVYLERCRQLSLLTKTVYHIFFLIKVINSETEGAGLATCIELCVKALRLESTENTEVKISICKTISCLLPDDLEVKRACQLSEFLIEPTVDAYYAVEILYNQPDQKYDEENLPIPNSLRCELLLVLKTQWPFDPEFWDWKTLKRQCLALMGEEASIVSSIDELNDSEVYEKAVNFQEETSVSGLPGGVSANPSLLKDTGDEKQKKKEIKELRERGFISARFRNWQAYMQYCVLCDKEFLGHRIVRHAQKHYKDGIYSCPICAKNFNSKETFVPHVTLHVKQSSKERLAAMKPLRRLGRPPKVSTTHENQKTNSVMKQEQRPIKKNSLYSTDFIVFNDNDGSDDDNDDKDKPYEPEVIPVPKPLPVNEFNCPVTFCKKGFKYFKNLIAHVKAHKDNEDAKRFLEMQSKKVICQYCRRHFVSVTHLSDHLQMHCGSKPYICIQIKCKAGFNSYAELLTHRKEHQVFRAKCMFPKCGRIFSEAYLLYDHEAQHYNTYTCRFAGCGKVYRCHSELEKHLEDHSAPPEDQLAVGGSGSANMQENAGHEITALPTENTVESNLPGGRNDDGNKSQTESAATNHDQVPASEVRQADGPLSDGLESPAAAVLQANEVAVSIKVSLNQGIENNFGRQESLTVKGSGESPVTHLHKPAEGAGSDLCHPGFQERKEHSCFSEAQIAQKSLVNTETLKIGEFNPQDLERRVNSLMTFPVQDEVGAQSHSPASRCECGGDAEVSPSLYDLPLKTLESVAFVPPQPNLSDSLGTPSVPPKVPAQKFSCQVEGCTRTYNSSQSIGKHMKTAHPDQYAAFKMQRKAKKGQKSNNLGTPNNEKFVYFFPTQVSSPNNAFFTPQTKASGNPACSAQLRHVSPSIFPGHLASVSAPLLPSVESGISPSAPSQDKSESEGGLFCAQMEGLAPTPLPAPVDDLTKSALPLNLNSSSDPFLPVPAESTSLFPPPADSGTSASFSQLESNVSSYTSQMERNTNYSFLKESSGENAAFPSQVGITGDFSSTSAQQSASEKVKKDRGRGPNGKERKPKHNKRAKWPAIIRDGKFICSRCYRSFTNPRSLGGHLSKRSYCKPLDGAEIAQELLQNNGQPSLLASMILSTNAVNLQQPHQSTFSSEACFKDPSFLQLLATENHSSAFLPSSFPRSGVSSFNASVGGEGSEIIKQALETAGIPSTLDSAEVLPQVVPAGCVSDAEQVNSTVMPSPTVTPLLQTICHPNTLLTSQDRTPNSKSSAMEECSSVPVFPASDLLLKTVENGLCSNSLTSPTGPSQDFTSNSLRASVISAPQSTRPSHVNKKGNSASKRRKKVAPLLLTPNASQNLVPSDLTAMGLTAKNIEVSSNNLHSNIIPNCEPQGSVGNLTQKLNNIDNQLFMTDVKENFQTSLESHTLAPLTLKTENGASQVAALNSCGSVSSDLQISEDSVMQNFEKTLEIIKSAMNSQMLQVKSESQGAGETPQHAQIDYSMQLPSVNPVPNHKLPDSSKVSSLVYMPSKSNITQAEILPKEDQIQEILEGLQKLKLESDLSTPASQCMLINTAASLTPPPPPPPPAKSVPSIKVVQPVSEIANVQLSERVSKPFVCQNQGCNYSAMTKDALFKHYGKIHQYSPEMILEIKKNQLKFAPFKCVVPTCTKTFTRNSNLRAHCQLVHHFTTEEMVKLKIKRPYGRKSQNENLSAPRITQVKKEPSTTEEDKAEFQPVSELQTVTENALSNVAVIPDKHLPEKKSPEKSESSSQPVTVTSEQHITNSPTNTQTKGRKSRRHRKEKEEKGRKKPAPQAFEFPTRYSPYRPYRCVHQGCFAAFTIQQNLILHYQAVHKSGLPALPAEVEEEGEAAKESEEAESEHALKEFRCQVSDCSRIFQAITGLIQHYMKLHEMTPEEIESMTAAVDVGKFPCDQLECKSSFTTYLNYVIHLEADHGIGARTGRTDEDGIYKCDCEGCDRIYATRSNLLRHIFNKHNDKHKAHLIRPRKLTGQENMSSKANQEKSKSKHRTAKHSRPGKEGVKVPKTKRKKKSDLENKNAKIVQIEENKPYSLKRGKHVYSIKARNDALSECTSKFVTQYPCMIKGCTSVVTSESNIIRHYKCHKLSKAFTSQHRNLLIVFKRCGDSQAKETCEQGDQNAIKESDTLVFEKSDDSRTTVPGKEVGKNEKDEMDELTELFITKLINEDSTSMVTQANTTSNVNNEFQEKNPCQSERQKADNSKRVNKEKHVLQNKKRKVEKAGAELAVEVNNIHKEEETAVAIQTSEEHPASFDWSSFKPMGFEVSFLKFLEESAVKQKKNSDKDHPNSGTKRSHSNSRRHTDKSAVPSGNPVCFCRESEIFVEFANPSQLLCSDNVKIVLDKTLKDCTELVLKQLQEMKPTVSLKKLEVCSNDPDRSVLKEVSAGKATGRGQY from the exons ggaactcactctgttttgGAGTAAATTACAGCAAAGGGTGGAACCATCTGTGCAAGTGTACCTGGAGAGGTGCCGTCAGCTCTCTTTGTTAACGAAGACAGTATATCACATTTTCTTCCTGATTAAAGTTATTAATTCAGAG aCTGAAGGGGCTGGACTTGCTACCTGCATAGAACTGTGCGTCAAAGCTCTTCGCCTagaatctacagaaaatacagaaGTGAAAATATCAATTTGCAAGACCATTTCCTGTTTGCTGCCTGATGATCTGGAAGTTAAACGTGCTTGTCAACTGAGTGAATTTCTCATTGAGCCTACAGTAGATGCATATTATGCTGTGGAAATACTGTACAACCAGCCAGACCAGAAGTATGATGAAGAGAATCTTCCTATCCCAAATTCTCTACGTTGTGAACTTTTACTTGTTTTGAAAACTCAGTGGCCCTTTGATCCGGAATTCTGGGATTGGAAGACCTTGAAACGACAGTGTCTTGCACTGATGGGAGAAGAAGCCTCCATCGTGTCTTCAATCGATGAACTAAATGACAGTGAAGTATATGAGAAAGCAGTCAACTTCCAGGAAGAGACTTCGGTGAGCGGACTTCCTGGGGGAGTCAGTGCCAACCCTAGTCTTCTTAAAGACACTGGCGATGAAaagcagaagaagaaggagataaaagagttgagagagaggggaTTCATATCTGCCAGGTTTAGAAATTGGCAAGCCTACATGCAGTACTGTGTGCTATGTGACAAAGAATTCCTTGGACACAGAATAGTGCGACATGCTCAGAAACATTACAAGGATGGGATCTACAGTTGCCCTATATGTGCAAAGAATTTTAATTCTAAAGAAACATTTGTCCCGCACGTTACACTACATGTTAAGCAATCGAGTAAAGAGAGACTAGCAGCTATGAAACCATTAAGAAGACTGGGCCGACCTCCAAAGGTCTCAACCACCCATGAGAATCAAAAAACTAACTCTGTGATGAAACAAGAACAGCGGCCTATAAAAAAGAACAGTCTGTATTCAACAGACTTCATAGTGTTTAATGACAATGATGGCTCAGATGATGATAATGACGACAAAGATAAACCCTATGAGCCAGAGGTGATCCCAGTCCCAAAGCCATTGCCTGTGAATGAATTCAATTGCCCTGTAACTTTTTGTAAAAAGggctttaaatactttaaaaatttaattgctCATGTAAAGGCACATAAGGATAACGAAGATGCAAAACGCTTTCTTGAAATGCAAAGCAAAAAGGTCATCTGCCAGTACTGCAGACGGCATTTTGTGAGCGTCACTCATCTGAGCGACCATTTACAGATGCACTGTGGCAGTAAACCATATATCTGCATACAGATAAAGTGTAAGGCTGGGTTTAATAGTTACGCAGAGCTTTTAACCCACCGAAAGGAACATCAGGTCTTCAGAGCAAAGTGCATGTTTCCTAAATGTGGCAGAATTTTTTCCGAAGCTTACTTACTGTATGACCATGAAGCTCAGCATTACAACACCTACACATGCAGGTTTGCAGGGTGTGGTAAGGTTTACCGTTGTCACAGTGAGCTGGAAAAACACCTGGAGGATCATAGTGCCCCTCCAGAAGACCAGCTTGCTGTTGGGGGCAGTGGGAGCGCGAACATGCAGGAAAATGCTGGGCATGAGATAACAGCACTTCCTACAGAAAATACTGTTGAAAGTAACTTACCAGGAGGTAGAAATGATGATGGGAATAAAAGCCAAACAGAGTCAGCTGCAACTAATCATGACCAGGTCCCTGCCTCTGAAGTCAGGCAAGCTGATGGACCACTGTCAGATGGTTTGGAAAgccctgctgctgctgttctTCAGGCCAATGAAGTGGCTGTGTCCATCAAAGTGTCTCTCAACCAAGGGATTGAGAATAACTTTGGGAGGCAAGAAAGCTTAACTGTGAAAGGCTCTGGAGAGTCACCAGTCACACATTTACATAAACCAGCTGAAGGTGCTGGTAGTGATTTGTGTCATCCAGGTTTCCAAGAGAGAAAAGAACACAGTTGCTTTAGTGAAGCCCAAATTGCTCAGAAATCTTTAGTCAATACAGAAACCCTCAAGATAGGTGAGTTTAATCCACAAGACTTAGAAAGACGAGTGAACAGTCTGATGACATTTCCTGTGCAGGATGAAGTGGGAGCTCAGAGCCATTCGCCAGCTTCCAGGTGTGAGTGTGGGGGTGATGCAGAAGTGTCCCCCAGCCTCTATGATTTACCTCTTAAGACATTAGAAAGTGTTGCATTTGTTCCACCACAGCCCAACCTAAGTGATTCATTAGGAACTCCGTCAGTGCCTCCAAAAGTGCCAGCTCAGAAGTTCAGCTGCCAGGTTGAGGGATGTACTCGAACCTACAACTCTTCACAGAGCATTGGGAAGCACATGAAGACAGCACATCCTGACCAATACGCTGCTTTCAAAATGCAGCGCAAAGCTAAAAAAGGTCAGAAATCTAACAACTTAGGTACACCAAATAAtgaaaagtttgtttatttttttccaacacAAGTGAGCAGCCCTAATAATGCTTTTTTTACACCACAGACCAAAGCCAGTGGGAACCCTGCTTGTTCAGCTCAGTTGCGGCATGTCTCGCCTTCCATTTTTCCAGGTCATTTAGCAAGTGTGTCAGCTCCATTGTTGCCCTCAGTGGAAAGCGGCATAAGTCCCAGTGCACCTTCTCAGGATAAAAGTGAGTCAGAAGGCGGTCTGTTCTGTGCTCAGATGGAGGGCTTAGCTCCCACACCTTTGCCTGCACCAGTGGACGATCTCACCAAATCAGCTTTGCCTTTGAATCTTAACAGCAGCTCAGACCCTTTTCTTCCCGTACCTGCAGAAAgcacttccctcttccctccaccAGCAGACAGTGGAACGAGCGCTAGTTTTTCCCAGTTGGAAAGTAATGTAAGCTCTTATACCTCACAGATGGAAAGAAACACAAACTATTCCTTTCTAAAGGAAAGCAGTGGTGAAAATGCAGCTTTTCCTTCACAAGTGGGCATTACAGGTGACTTCAGCAGCACCAGTGCCCAACAGTCTGCATCTGAGAAAGTCAAGAAAGATCGCGGTCGGGGCCCCAATGGGAAGGAGAGGAAACCCAAGCACAACAAGAGGGCTAAGTGGCCTGCTATCATCCGAGACgggaagttcatctgcagcaggtgTTACAGGTCTTTCACTAACCCCAGGTCACTGGGTGGACACTTATCTAAGAGGTCTTACTGCAAACCACTGGATGGAGCAGAAATTGCTCAAGAACTTCTGCAGAATAATGGACAGCCTTCCCTGCTGGCCAGCATGATTCTTTCCACAAATGCAGTGAATTTGCAGCAGCCACACCAGTCTACATTCAGTTCAGAAGCTTGTTTTAAAGATCCATCATTCCTACAACTTCTTGCTACTGAAAATCACTCATCAGCATTTTTGCCAAGTTCATTTCCCCGATCTGGTGTGAGTAGCTTTAATGCCAGCGTTGGTGGAGAAGGCAGTGAGATCATTAAGCAGGCTCTAGAGACGGCTGGCATTCCCAGTACATTGGACAGTGCGGAAGTGCTTCCTCAGGTTGTCCCAGCAGGTTGTGTCTCGGATGCCGAACAAGTAAACTCAACGGTGATGCCAAGTCCAACTGTGACACCCTTGCTACAGACTATTTGTCACCCAAATACCTTGCTGACCAGCCAGGATAGAACCCCCAACTCCAAATCCTCTGCCATGGAGGAATGTAGCAGTGTGCCTGTTTTCCCAGCAAGTGACTTACTACTGAAGACGGTTGAAAATGGCTTGTGCTCGAATTCTCTCACGAGCCCCACTGGACCATCACAGGATTTCACTAGTAATAGCTTACGTGCTTCCGTTATAAGTGCTCCTCAAAGCACAAGACCCAGTCAtgtaaataaaaagggaaatagtgcatctaaaagaagaaagaaagttgcTCCTCTATTACTTACACCGAATGCTTCCCAAAACTTGGTACCAAGTGACTTAACAGCAATGGGACTTACAGCAAAGAATATTGAGGTCTCTTCTAATAACCTTCATTCAAACATCATTCCAAACTGTGAACCTCAGGGCTCGGTGGGAAATctaacacaaaaattaaataatattgacAATCAGTTGTTTATGACTGATGTAAAAGAGAACTTTCAAACCAGTCTTGAATCTCATACATTAGCCCCTTTAACACTGAAAACTGAAAATGGTGCTTCGCAGGTGGCGGCCCTGAACTCATGTGGGTCTGTGAGTTCTGATCTGCAGATTTCTGAAGACAGTGTTATGCAGAACTTTGAAAAGACCCTTGAAATTATTAAAAGTGCTATGAATTCTCAAATGCTTCAAGTAAAAAGTGAATCTCAGGGTGCTGGTGAAACGCCACAGCATGCTCAGATTGATTACAGCATGCAGCTTCCTTCAGTAAACCCTGTACCAAATCACAAACTACCTGATTCTTCTAAGGTTTCCTCTTTAGTATATATGCCATCAAAAAGTAACATTACTCAGGCTGAAATATTACCCAAGGAGGATCAAATACAGGAAATATTAGAAGGtttgcaaaaattaaaattagaaagcgACCTATCTACTCCAGCTTCCCAGTGCATGCTAATAAACACAGCAGCATCACTgacaccaccacctcctcctcctcctcctgctaaATCAGTCCCAAGTATAAAAGTTGTACAGCCAGTTTCTGAGATAGCAAATGTTCAGCTTAGCGAGAGAGTTAGTAAACCTTTCGTGTGTCAGAACCAAGGCTGCAACTACAGTGCCATGACAAAGGATGCCCTCTTTAAGCACTATGGTAAAATCCATCAGTACAGCCCAGAGATGATTCTTGAAATTAAGAAGAATCAGTTAAAATTTGCTCCATTTAAATGTGTAGTACCTACATGTACAAAAACATTTACAAGAAACTCTAATCTCCGGGCACATTGTCAGTTGGTACATCATTTTACAACAGAAGAAAtggtaaagttaaaaataaaaaggccataTGGAAGAAAGTCTCAGAATGAAAACTTGTCAGCCCCACGAATTACTCAGGTGAAGAAAGAGCCTTCTACGACAGAGGAAGATAAAGCTGAATTCCAGCCTGTGTCAGAATTACAAACAGTGACAGAAAATGCTCTCAGTAATGTAGCAGTGATTCCAGATAAAcatcttccagaaaaaaaaagtcctgagaAATCAGAGAGTTCTTCACAACCAGTTACAGTCACTTCTGAACAACACATCACAAATTCTCCcacaaatacacaaaccaaaggacGAAAAAGTAGGAGGcataggaaagaaaaggaggaaaaaggacGGAAGAAACCAGCTCCCCAGGCCTTTGAATTTCCCACGAGGTACAGTCCCTACCGACCCTACCGCTGTGTCCACCAGGGATGCTTCGCCGCCTTCACGATACAGCAGAACCTGATCCTTCATTACCAGGCTGTTCACAAGTCAGGCCTGCCCGCACTTCCTGCAGAAGttgaagaggaaggggaagctgCCAAAGAAAGTGAGGAGGCTGAAAGTGAGCACGCCCTGAAGGAGTTTAGGTGCCAGGTGAGTGACTGCTCTCGCATTTTCCAAGCAATCACTGGCTTAATACAGCACTACATGAAACTTCACGAAATGACTCCTGAGGAAATTGAAAGTATGACTGCTGCTGTGGACGTGGGCAAGTTTCCTTGCGACCAGCTGGAATGCAAGTCTTCATTTACAACCTATCTCAACTATGTGATTCATCTTGAGGCAGACCATGGGATTGGAGCCAGGACAGGTAGGACAGATGAAGATGGTATATACAAGTGTGATTGTGAGGGTTGTGACCGGATATATGCCACTCGGTCTAATCTCCTCCGGCACATTTTTAATAAGCATAATGACAAGCATAAAGCTCATCTGATTCGGCCAAGAAAGTTAACAGGCCAGGAAAATATGTCAAGTAAGGCAAACCAAGAAAAGTCGAAATCCAAACATCGTACAGCAAAACATAGCCGTCCAGGGAAGGAAGGAGTAAAAGTGCCTAAGACCAAGCGAAAGAAGAAAAGTGATTTAGAAAACAAGAATGCAAAAATTGTACAGATTGAAGAAAATAAACCCTATTCTCTGAAACGTGGAAAGCATGTATATTCTATAAAGGCTAGAAATGATGCCTTGTCAGAGTGTACAAGCAAATTTGTAACCCAGTACCCGTGTATGATAAAAGGATGTACTTCAGTTGTTACAAGTGAAAGCAACATAATTAGACATTATAAATGCCACAAATTATCTAAGGCATTCACATCACAACACCGGAATCTCCTTATTGTCTTCAAACGGTGTGGTGATTCACAAGCAAAGGAAACTTGTGAGCAAGGTGATCAGAATGCTATAAAAGAGTCTGACACACTCGTGTTTGAGAAAAGTGATGACTCAAGAACAACTGTTCCAGGGAAGGAAgttggaaaaaatgaaaaagatgagATGGATGAGCTAACAGAATTATTtattacaaaattaataaatgaagatAGCACAAGTATGGTGACCCAAGCTAATACCACTTCTAACGTAAACAATGAATTTCAGGAAAAAAACCCCTGCCAGTCTGAAAGACAAAAAGCAGAtaattcaaagagagttaataaagaaaaacatgtcctgcaaaataaaaaaaggaaagttgaAAAGGCTGGTGCAGAATTAGCAGTAGAGGTGAATAACATTCATAAGGAGGAGGAGACTGCTGTGGCTATCCAGACCTCTGAGGAGCACCCTGCGTCCTTTGACTGGAGCTCCTTTAAACCAATGGGATTTGAAGTGTCATTCCTGAAGTTTCTTGAGGAGTCTGCTgtaaagcagaagaaaaatagTGACAAAGACCATCCAAACAGTGGGACTAAAAGATCCCATTCCAACTCCCGAAGACACACAGATAAGAGTGCCGTGCCGAGTGGGAACCCTGTGTGCTTCTGTAGAGAAAGTGAAATCTTTGTCGAGTTTGCCAATCCCTCACAGCTTCTGTGCAGTGATaatgtaaaaattgttttagACAAGACTCTCAAAGACTGCACAGAACTTGTCCTGAAGCAGCTTCAGGAAATGAAACCTACCGTCAGTCTGAAAAAACTTGAAGTATGTTCAAATGATCCAGACAGGTCTGTTTTGAAAGAGGTCAGTGCAGGTAAAGCCACAGGCAGGGGGCAGTACTGA
- the Smim8 gene encoding small integral membrane protein 8 — MSSAPEPPTFQKEPSKERDFRNPGLRGVRTTTLFRAVNPELFIKPNKPVMVFGLVTLSLCVAYIGYLHATLENGEGLCEAVDSEGHRYMRRKTSRWD; from the exons ATGTCTTCAGCACCTGAGCCTCCAACGTTTCAAAAGGAACCATCAAAAGAGAGAGACTTTAGAAATCCAGGCCTTAGAGGAGTGCGCACAACAACTTTATTTCGAGCCGTGAATCCAGAGCTGTTCATAAAACCT AACAAACCTGTGATGGTTTTTGGACTGGTGACCCTTTCACTTTGCGTGGCTTACATTGGTTATCTGCATGCAACACTAGAGAACGGAGAGGGCCTCTGTGAAGCTGTTGACAGTGAGGGACACCGCTACATGAGGAGGAAGACATCCAGATGGGATTGA